Proteins from a single region of Bradyrhizobium diazoefficiens:
- the secE gene encoding preprotein translocase subunit SecE — MAVSPFKFLQEVRSETAKVTWPTRRETTITTIMVFVMVAVASIFFFAADQIIRYLITFLLGIH; from the coding sequence ATGGCAGTCAGCCCGTTCAAGTTCTTGCAGGAAGTGCGCTCGGAGACCGCCAAGGTCACCTGGCCGACCCGTCGTGAGACCACGATCACCACCATCATGGTGTTCGTGATGGTCGCCGTGGCCTCGATCTTCTTCTTCGCCGCCGACCAGATCATCCGCTACCTCATCACCTTCCTTTTGGGCATTCACTGA